In Antennarius striatus isolate MH-2024 chromosome 20, ASM4005453v1, whole genome shotgun sequence, the genomic window ttattattagttaaaCATACAATCACGTGTTTACAATGTCTAAAACAAACAGGAATAGTTCAAATAGCTCACGGTGACAGTTCCATTGAACCCAGCTATGGCTCCTGCAGTATCAGTTATTCAACCTTGACTTAGGGGGGGATTTATAAGTTGAATCTTAAAACTCACTGCTGAACCAAAAGCAGAGGAAATGTCTCCTGTAGCTAAAAACTATCTCGATAGCGCACAGGAGTTTAATGTGGATCCATAAAAGTAAACTGTCTTCTGGGTTGTATGGATCAGCCGTATGTCCAGAGGAGGAAGCCTGATGCTGAAAAGAACATCCAGCCAACTGGATGTTCTTTTCTAACCAGATTATTGGTTCGATTCTCCGGTGCTGGGAGTCTGCAGCATGTGGAGGGTCCTGAGGATCTCCTGATGGAATCCAATCAGAAAACATCTCACCACTGAGTGAATTTGCTTCCAACTATGAGACGCAGACATGTAGGATGTTCCAGACACCTGAGCATTTCCACTATGAATTTAGTATTTTTATCAATACAAGGGTGACTAAGAGCTCTCTTAATTATAATGCAGAAATGTGTTCTTATAAACTTTATATTCAGGTGAAAGAAAACTGAGATCCATCAGATATATTTCTTAATCATCAACATGAAGCCTTACCAGAAGGAGAGCTTTATCTCATCAGTTATCAAGAGTTAACTGTAATGGACTGATAATGGATGAATCATTCAAAAATGGAAAAGGTTTGAAACTAGCAGTAGGTTGACGTGTTCAGAACATCATATGTAAACTGCAGGGTTCCTGTTTTCATGGTGATGCTCACTAAAGGGTCTTCTGTTtctgtcctcttcctctgcacCACAGTGAGGCCAGACGCCTGCAGTCAGTCAGTATGCCTGAGATCACCACCGACCACCTGGACGAGAAGCAGGTGCAGCTGCTGGCCGAGATGTGCATTCTGATCGACGAGGACGACCGCAAGACCGGAGCGGACACCAAGAAGAACTGCCACCTCAACTCCAACATCGACAAAGGTGCCTGTCTGATTATGCAGCCACGTCTGCTGCAGGTCAGAGTTTTACCTAATTTTAAACCGGTTTTGTTCTAGGTCTGTTACACCGAGCGTTCAGCGTCTTCATTTTTAACAGCGAAGACAAGCTGCTCTTACAACAGAGGTCTGACGCCAAAATCACTTTTCCAGGTCAGTGATAAATCCTCAAATGTCCCAGTTTAACCCGTGTAATCCCGTGATCCACTGGGAAACACAGTTTGGTGTGTTGCGTGGCTGTAGAGCTGtaagcaggtgtgtgtctgaTCATTCCCTGTGACGTTGTCCACAGGCTGTTTCACCAACACCTGCTGCAGCCATCCTTTACACACCGAcagtgagctggaggagactGATGCCATCGGAGTGAGAAGGGCTGCTCAGAGGAGGCTCAGAGCTGAACTGGGGATCCCTCTGGAGCAGGTACACAGGTCTAGGGCCCCGCTCCTGCATTCAGAGTAAGAGGATTACATGACTGCTCACACCTGATCTCTTCAGGTGAAGCCAGATGAAATGACGTACCTGACAAGGATCCACTACAAAGCCCAGTCAGACGGCGTGTGGGGGGAGCACGAGATCGACTACATCCTGTTTATGCAGAAGGTAACGCCGTTCTGTCTGCTGCACTTCATGCATATCAGAATATGTGGGTTTCCTTTGTGCGACAGTGCTAAGACCACCTTTACTCCAAAAAAGAACACCTGACAGggtttttttcagatgtttggAGTGTTTGTAGGTTCACCGTCTTCCCAGTAAGCAGTATCTATAACCCTTAATTAAATCTTTTCATTTGCTGCCATTGAAACATGCTGCAACCAGCACTGACATTAAGCGTATATGAATTAACCTTTAAGCTCAATGTAACTAATTCACATTATTTTGGAGGTGTTTCTCGCCACTTAGGTGTTTTTCTCCCAAATATATTGTGTATGTTTTATTCACCTTTTTTCTGACtgtgtcagaaaaaaacagagttGTGGGACATAAAGGCAGGAGATTATAGCATTCCATCTGCTACCACGGTTAGAAAGAGCAAATGTTTATAACTTCCATGTCAGTCATTCTCTCTAAATATGTTCACATCCCTCAGACCTGCGGCTGCAGGATTTATTTTTCTCGGATTTAAAAGGAGACACTTTTTCCCAACATACATAATCCATAGCAGCAAATCCTAAATCTGATGAGCACAGATTATTTTGACCTGCAGTCACAAATGTAAATCCCGGACTATTTCTTCCAAACATTGTGACATCAAGCTGTTGCTCAGATCCATCTGTCACAGTAACGTGAGATCTATAAACATGTAATGAACAAGGATAACAGATAAATTAACCTCATGATGGTTAGTCAGAGGTGACTACATCCACTCCATagacatatttattatttatatcatACTATCTAAAATATATGTGgtaacccctgaagggaaaagccgaaaggagaaatAGACTATCTAaagtatgttttgttttctctgctgtcTGCGTAATACAGtaaatcatttaaatgtgtataaaataGATCGCTCGAATTAAAAACCAAGACCAGTTTTACTGACACTCGCCCCCCCAAAAGGCTGCCTATTTGTTTTAAAGttacatccattttcttgtagacgagacatTGCCGTCTCGCCTACAGCTCCTTCTTCCACTTCGTGGGTCATTGgaattgctggagcctatcccagctggctacaggtgagaggaGGGGTGCACCTTGGACGTGTCACCGGTGCATTGCGGAGCCACAAACGACGACTCACgcacactcacatctacagaCAGTTTAGAACTGATCAGTCCACTAAACtggatgtttttggatgtggacGGAAGCTGGAGAAtgtggagagaacccactcaggAACGAGGAGAGAACATGCTAACTCCACATAAAAAGGACTTGACcaagaaccgccttgctgtgaggcgacagcattACTGCCCCATAAAACTGCCCCGCTGtaaaagtcattttaacattttgcttCTTCATAATTTCCTGCCATCTTATCTgaacttgtgttgttttttcctctctgaaGAACGTGGACTTGAACCCAGACCCCAATGAGATCCAAAGCCACTGTTATGCAAGtaaggaggagctgaaggagatgTTGGAGAAGGCCAAGCGCCAGGAACTGAAGATCACACCCTGGTTCAGTCTCATCGCAGAGACCTTCCTCTTCAAGTGGTGGGACAACCTGAACGACCTCAAGCAGTTCCTGGATCACAACAACATCCACCGCATGTAACCCTACCTGGATCAGACACTGCATCCTGCTGCTTCAGGGCTTTGATTGTGTCAAGCTCCTGGAGACTACCAATACGCTGACGATGAAGCATCACTGACCATCTGTCAGGAGGTGCAGGACGTCTACATCAGAGGAGGAAGGTCTTGCCTTACGATGGAGGGGTGATGTTCTCACTAGGTTGGTTCATCTACATGAGAACTGATGCAAATAGGGACAGTAAATGTTGATCAAACATCTGTCAACGCTGAGCTGCACTCGTTTTACagatggatgtgtttgtgtgatataCTAGCTCAATCAGGATTTAAAATGCAATGCAATCACTAACTCTTATTTTTCTACTGTGCCTGAAAACAGGCTGTAATTAAAGGCTGTTGCCAGAGCAACCACCAGGCTGTAAAACTTAAATGGAATCAATGAACCATAATAAACTGTTGAAGTATGCTCATTCCCTGTAGATAGCTGTACCCTACAAGAGCAACTGAAGACAAAATCCATGACATAAAAACGTCTCTCCAtattagcaaaaaaaagaatttataaTTTGTAAGATGGCAAAATGACTATAAACAATATCCCATATCAGGTTACATATGGTCACTGACTGATCTTTGATGACACAAAATGCTTTTGGTCTTTgttccagcagatggcagcagagTTCACTTTCTCCTGGTAGCTCAACAGTAGTTGACGTTTTAATAAACACTGGAGATCCTGATGAGAGGGAAGTGAAACTACTGGAAGTGGTGAGCTTCACTCTCACTGATGGTAGTCACTGTACCTCCGCCAGCTTTCACTGTACGACCatataaaatgtcaaactagATTAAATATGCACAGATTCAATAACTATCTGGTTTCTGTATTGACAgcatgattatttttatttccatattaaaatgttaaacctTGATTAAACATGTTTCGTCTTTTAAGTGCTTGCAGAGGAAACAACCTGACATTTTTGTTAAACTACATGtagaaatgtataaaaaagtaaatacaaacattCAAGAGTGATACTGGCATAGTACAACCAATGTATACAATCTAATCTATTATCACATTTCAGTTTATACTTAAAAAGCAGTAGGTTCAAACAGCTTGGCATTTCATTGAGCACAACTACATCCTGGGTGTTTAAGTACAAGACACGATATGAGCACAGGGAAGCATGTGGAACAACAAACACTAATGTAAATACTGTCAggctatgtactgtatatacagtacatataggtagtcctcaagatacgaacattcaTAGGTACGAACCAATGCGTGCTGCCACAtccaactactgtagttcctTTTTGCCTCAGCAGAATGGTACTGGTCCAGTTTGGAGTCGAAAGGTAGTTTATTttatggtactacagtattttactttgtgttgtttttgtctttgtttctgatGAGTCTTATAGAAAAGTACTTCAGTAAGAGTagatttagagtagtaatgacatttaaatgacttcaaatggcaattatagattgaaatttaatcaaGCACAACTTACAATCACATCATCTTatgaacagcctctcagaaccaattgtgtttgtaggttgaggactacctgtaatcaGGCTACTTCTaagtattatttatttcacagctATTTTTTGATGAAACTTTCATACTTATGGTTTACATTAACTTCTTTGGTATAGTTTAAATGCTGGTTAAGTGTTATTTAGGTAACAATTGTAGCCCAACACTGGAGCGTGTAAACAAATCATATGAAAATGCCTCAGCAGTGTTCTGATGAACGAGCACTGAAGGAACTGGAAGCTCGACTTGTTGGGCTGTGCATAAGGCACTTGTTTGCCCAACTTCTTACAAAACAAAAGGAATGATCGGGGTCTTTTAAGCTGCAGTAGCACTGATTATAACTAAACATCAAAAATGATTTAGCACTAATGTTAATGTTCATGTTCTGTATGTGGTCGGGGTGGTTTTGTGGAGGTGGGTGGATGGAAGCGTCTAATTGTTGGGGATGAAGCTGTGATGTTCTGTCTGCAGGAGCTGGCTCTTGGCTTCCTCCCTACGTGAGGTCTCAGAGGGTCCCTGAAGGGTTCTGTGGAGGATTGTTGGGGGTTGGTGGGAGCAGCTTCATGGTGTTGAAAAAGCCCACCAGCTGAGTCGGTACTTCTGCTAACACGCTCTTGGCCAGCGCTTCTCTCGGAGCCTGAAGtgtgaaaaagcaaaacagtGAAGAGGAAACAAAGCTACCTTTCATTACTGACGTATCTGTGGTGATAATGATCACctaatattatttaatgaaagACATCATGCAGACAGCGTTCAGAGTTAAAAAGGAAAATTCCTccttttgttttcacttcatttcatcaCAAGAATTCTTGGTAATTTCAGGAGCACTCAGAGTTCACAAATATACGCAGCAGCATCAACAAAGGGCTGAGCTTCACTGAGGTATTATGAACACCGTAGCCACGCAGCGTCCTGACTGTGATAGGGTAGACTTACTGCTGATGCTGAAACATGACAATATAATGCCATCATTGCAACTGTGCTGCTGCCGACTTTTGGCTGGATGGTATCTGCATTTGATATAAACCCAGCATAAGAAATGATGTGGAGAGGAGTTTTCCCTTTAACGTGATCAAGGTTATGATCATGTTTTGATCCAGTGCGGCTGTTATTCATGGATGACAAGCAAATGCTAGGATGGCAGGGTGAATGACTGATAATCTGGGGTACCCTATGAAGGATTGGGATCGCGGGGAGGCTTCAGTTTAAATAAATTGAAGAAGGAGGCCACTTGTTGAGGTAACTCGGCCAATACGCTTTGGGCAAGAGCCTGGCTGGACGCCTGAAAAGAGATAAATGCACAAGGCACACAAGTAAGCCAAGTGAGATCTATGTAGAACGCTAGGAACCCCAGGATTTGGACAtgtgcactgtttttaatggggGACACTCCTCTTCTATGTGTGGATTTGTAAGGTTGAAATGAGATGTATGAAAACGCTCCAGTGGCTGTTGACGAACAAAGCTTTAAGTGCATGCAGTGTTTACGGCGCTGAGTTGCCAAATCAACTAAAATCACAGCAAGCTCTTGTCACACAGGAAGGATGTGTGACGATTCTGATGACATGTGACGATTCTGATGACACTTACGTCTTTAAACTGCCTGAACGGCACAAACTGCACGATGTCTCTCATGGCGGCTTCACCGGTCAGAGAGCGCAGACATCCGTCGTCTCCATCCAGGAACTCCATGGCACTGAAGTCTGCGCTCCCGAccccgatgatgatgatggacatGGGCAGACGGGACGCGTTGACGATGGCGCTGCGCGTCTCGTCCATGTCTGTGATGACTCCAtcggtgatgatgaggagaacGAAGTATTGCTTCAGGAAGACAGCAGATTGATCAAAGTTATGATGAAGACCCAACTCCTCCTTAGATGGCAGTCTGACATTTGATCTGCTGAGTCTGAGCACCACAGCCTTCAGTCACATCACCAGCGATGGTTGATTTTGTAACACTCACCGCTGCAGTGGTCTGCTGGACAGCTTGTTTACCAAAGCAGGCTACATGGTTAATGATTGGGGAGAAGTTGGTGGGACCGTAGAGTTTGACCTGCGGCAGACACGCCCTGTACGCCTCCACCACACCTTCAACACCTACGCACACACAACAGAAATCCTTTTCAAACCTGCCCAACGATCTGTCTGAACCCGACTGCAGGGCCGATGATTTGTAGACATACCTGCACAAAATGGGTTGGCTGGGTTGAAATTGAGAGGAAACTCATGGGACACCTGTTCAGAAAAGTTTAAATCCATCAGATATGAGGTTGTGTGTCCAACACTGGCTTTTCCATTGAACCCAAACTCCAAATAAACCAAGTATTACATTTTCATCAATGTATACCTGGATTCAAGTCTTACCTGCCATGTGGGAGGGATCTGAGCTCCAAAACCAAAGGCAGGAAACATCTTGTCACTGTACAACAGACAAAACTACATTAGAGCACAAGTGACACAATGTTCAATCCCTTGAATGCAAATCCTTCCAAATGCAGCGCTGCCATTCAAGTCATCCTTTCACTACTCCAGATTGTTTGGGGTTCTGTTCACACTCTCTCCTGTCTTCAGATGTGACATCCGAAACAGATCAGTATGACTGACACTCTGACAGAGACCGCTGTTGGTGATGCACTAGATGCACTAGAACGAGCTTTGTGTGTGGTATGTACCTGTCATAGTCCTGGATGACGTTGCCCACAGACCAGATAGCAGAGAGGTATTCGTTAATGCCCTGAGGACTGATGTAATGCAGAGACTGGGGGGACCTGGGATCCCCATTGGAACCCGTGAAGTCAACAGCCACCTGTTGCCAAAACATGCAGGTTGGTAATCCAGCAATCCAGTAATACCTCACTTATTCATGCTTGAAGacgcacggcttcactacatcgcggatttttagtaggtagtcacatgataccatactcGCATGCTATTGACTGACAGCAGTGCGCTGCTTTCCTAttctcacggaacgcagcgcacttccgtgtattaagaaacacttaaaagtgttttaaatagtccataagagtgtgggaaaaggtaatacagatatacagTGTAAGTTGGTCTAGTATCAGTGTGGGAGGGTtcaaaaacgtttaaattaccgtaaataataatttaaattgttcgctgctatatcgcggaattttgtatCTTGCGGGTGGttctggaatgcattaaccataagtaacgagggattactgtatatggatAATAACAGGATTTAACGAAGAAGTAAAACCTACAGTGAAGTTGATCTGACAGCCTCCCATGATGTAATCCAGGAACGTATACTCCTTCACCACCTGAACCAAAATGCAACAACATGTAAACCAAATTCAGACAAGATCTGAGGATCTGAAAACAATATCACATCACCTGGCAAAGCTTCACGCTCACAACGCCAGAGTTTTTgtagctcttcttcttctgtttctttttactGTTGATACATTCAAACTCTGCCTGGGGACGGAACAAAACAGCACAGGTCAAAGACAGAACAGCATGTGAGAATGTACCTGTtagtcaacaaacaaaaaaactatttactCAAAAATGTAGAGACTGATTGAGTCATTACACTTGTTACACCCCAACAATGtaaacacacccacacgcacatACCGGAGATGTTCGTGATGCTTGTTTGAGTCGCGTCATTGTGGTCTCAAAGGATCCAATGAGATCATGTGACCCATCG contains:
- the idi1 gene encoding isopentenyl-diphosphate Delta-isomerase 1 isoform X1; amino-acid sequence: MVRCVWAVLRTVSSTGAAVWKSNVPRRVVASRSGAVSGRHISSEARRLQSVSMPEITTDHLDEKQVQLLAEMCILIDEDDRKTGADTKKNCHLNSNIDKGLLHRAFSVFIFNSEDKLLLQQRSDAKITFPGCFTNTCCSHPLHTDSELEETDAIGVRRAAQRRLRAELGIPLEQVKPDEMTYLTRIHYKAQSDGVWGEHEIDYILFMQKNVDLNPDPNEIQSHCYASKEELKEMLEKAKRQELKITPWFSLIAETFLFKWWDNLNDLKQFLDHNNIHRM
- the idi1 gene encoding isopentenyl-diphosphate Delta-isomerase 1 isoform X2 encodes the protein MLTPCEARRLQSVSMPEITTDHLDEKQVQLLAEMCILIDEDDRKTGADTKKNCHLNSNIDKGLLHRAFSVFIFNSEDKLLLQQRSDAKITFPGCFTNTCCSHPLHTDSELEETDAIGVRRAAQRRLRAELGIPLEQVKPDEMTYLTRIHYKAQSDGVWGEHEIDYILFMQKNVDLNPDPNEIQSHCYASKEELKEMLEKAKRQELKITPWFSLIAETFLFKWWDNLNDLKQFLDHNNIHRM
- the idi1 gene encoding isopentenyl-diphosphate Delta-isomerase 1 isoform X3, which gives rise to MPEITTDHLDEKQVQLLAEMCILIDEDDRKTGADTKKNCHLNSNIDKGLLHRAFSVFIFNSEDKLLLQQRSDAKITFPGCFTNTCCSHPLHTDSELEETDAIGVRRAAQRRLRAELGIPLEQVKPDEMTYLTRIHYKAQSDGVWGEHEIDYILFMQKNVDLNPDPNEIQSHCYASKEELKEMLEKAKRQELKITPWFSLIAETFLFKWWDNLNDLKQFLDHNNIHRM
- the LOC137614206 gene encoding copine-3-like isoform X1, which translates into the protein MAAQCVTKVELTVSCDHLLDKDIGSKSDPLCVLLMNSSESRWFEVARTEKVQNCLSPKFAKKFVIDYYFEIVQKLRFGIYDIDNKTVDLSDDDFLGELECTLGQVVSSKKLTRPLVLKNKTPAGKGTITITAEEIKDNRVVNFEVEARKLDNKDFFGKSDPYLEFYKQTQTGWQLAHRTEVVNNNLNPTWKPFRIPLQSLCGGDMDKPIKVECYDYDSDGSHDLIGSFETTMTRLKQASRTSPAEFECINSKKKQKKKSYKNSGVVSVKLCQVVKEYTFLDYIMGGCQINFTVAVDFTGSNGDPRSPQSLHYISPQGINEYLSAIWSVGNVIQDYDSDKMFPAFGFGAQIPPTWQVSHEFPLNFNPANPFCAGVEGVVEAYRACLPQVKLYGPTNFSPIINHVACFGKQAVQQTTAAQYFVLLIITDGVITDMDETRSAIVNASRLPMSIIIIGVGSADFSAMEFLDGDDGCLRSLTGEAAMRDIVQFVPFRQFKDAPREALAKSVLAEVPTQLVGFFNTMKLLPPTPNNPPQNPSGTL
- the LOC137614206 gene encoding copine-3-like isoform X2; amino-acid sequence: MAAQCVTKVELTVSCDHLLDKDIGSKSDPLCVLLMNSSESRWFEVARTEKVQNCLSPKFAKKFVIDYYFEIVQKLRFGIYDIDNKTVDLSDDDFLGELECTLGQVVSSKKLTRPLVLKNKTPAGKGTITITAEEIKDNRVVNFEVEARKLDNKDFFGKSDPYLEFYKQTQTGWQLAHRTEVVNNNLNPTWKPFRIPLQSLCGGDMDKPIKVECYDYDSDGSHDLIGSFETTMTRLKQASRTSPAEFECINSKKKQKKKSYKNSGVVSVKLCQVVKEYTFLDYIMGGCQINFTVAVDFTGSNGDPRSPQSLHYISPQGINEYLSAIWSVGNVIQDYDSDKMFPAFGFGAQIPPTWQVSHEFPLNFNPANPFCAGVEGVVEAYRACLPQVKLYGPTNFSPIINHVACFGKQAVQQTTAAQYFVLLIITDGVITDMDETRSAIVNASRLPMSIIIIGVGSADFSAMEFLDGDDGCLRSLTGEAAMRDIVQFVPFRQFKDASSQALAQSVLAELPQQVASFFNLFKLKPPRDPNPS